The DNA region CGGGAAGTGAGTCTACACAGCAAATGCCTTTCCTGCTCCAATCCGCAGCCTATCAAGGCTCCCGCCTATGAACCGCATCGTCCCGCTGATCCTTGCCGTCGCTCTCTTCATGGAGCAGATGGACTCCACCGTGATTTCGACGGCGTTGCCCGCAATCGCCGGGGATCTCAATGTCGGGCCGATTACGCTGAAGCTGGCGCTGACCTCCTACATGGTGGCGCTGGCGGTGTTCATCCCGGTCAGCGGCTGGATGGCCGACAGGTTCGGCGCCAAGAAGATTTTCCGGCTTGCCATCTCCGTCTTCGTCATCGGCTCGATTTTCTGCGCCTTCTCGTCCAATCTCGTCGAATTCGTGTTTGCCCGCTTCCTGCAGGGCATGGGCGGCGCGATGATGACGCCGGTCGGCCGCCTGGTGCTGGTGCGCACGACGAAGCGCAGCGATCTGGTTTCCGCCATGGCGCTGCTGACGATCCCGGCGCTGGTCGGCCCGCTCACGGGCCCGCCGCTCGGCGGCTTCATCACTACCTATTTCAGTTGGCATTGGATCTTCCTGATCAACGTGCCGGTCGGCATCATCGGCATCTGGCTTGCAACGATCTTCCTGCCGGAGGTGGAAGCGATCGCGCCGCCGAAGCTCGATTTCACCGGCTTCGTGCTCACCTCGCTTTCAGCCGCCGGCGTCGTCTTCGGCCTGTCGGTGGTCAGCCTGCCGGCCCTGCCGCCGATCATCGGCATCACCGCGACCTTTATCGGCCTTGCCTGCGGCGTCCTCTACATCAGCCATGCGAAGCGCCACCCAGCGCCGATCCTCAACCTCAACCTGTTCAAAAATCCGACGTTCCGGGCTTCGACCATGGGCGGCAATCTCTTTCGAATCTGCGTCGGCGCCATGCCGTTCCTGACACCGCTGATGCTGCAGCTCGGCTTCGGGCTGACGCCGTTCCAATCCGGCCTCATCACCTTTGCCGGGGCGATCGGGGCGATCACCACAAAGTTCATGGCCAAGCGCGTTTTCGCCGCCACCGGCTTTCGCACGACACTCGTCGGCGCCGCCATGGTGACGACGCTTGTGACCGTCATCACCGGCTTCTTCACGCCGGCAACGCCGCACCTCGTCATCATCGGCGTGCTGCTTCTCGGCGGTTTCTCCCGCTCCTTCATGTTCACCGGCGTCAATGCGCTTGCCTTCGCCGATATCGATGATGCCGAAGCCAGCCAGGCGACATCGATGAGCTCCGTCATGCAGCAGGTCAGCCTGGCGCTCGGCGTCGCGGTGGCGGCCGCAATATTGGAGACCTCGATCTATCTCAGGGGCGAGGCGCTTGATGTGGCCGATTTCCATCTGGCTTTCTACATCTTTGCCGGACTGACGGTGATTGCGACCATTCCCTTCGTCCGCATGGATCGCAACGCTGGCGCCCTCGTTTCCGGCCATCGCTCGAGAGGCGTGAAGCCGTCGGCCATCGAAGCCGAACAATCGATGGTGAAATAGGCCGGGCTTTATTCGGGACGTTCGCAGACTGCACTAAGCTTGTTGCCGTCGAGGTCGCGGACGTAGGCCGCATAGAAATGGGCATGGTAGGAGCGCAGGCCAGGCCCGCCTTCATCCGCCGCGCCCGCCGCAATCGCGGCTGCGTGGAAGGCATCGACAGCCGCCCGCGTTTCGGCCGCAAGCGCCACCATGGCGCCGTTACCGGCAGTCGCCCGGTGGCGATTGAACGGCGTCACCACCCAGAAGCGGCAGCGCGTGTCGCCTTCGGCGGAATAGCCGATCTCCTCTTCTGTATGACGCTGGCGACGATAGCCGAGCGCACCCAGCACGGCGTCATAGAAATGACCTGCGCGATGAAGATCGTTGGTTCCGAGCGTGATGTAGAGAAGCATGGGATCATCATCAACCGGGATGGACCCGAGATCAAGCTTGCTCTGCGTCAGCTTCCGCCTTGCGGCCTTTGAAGCCCTTGGCCAGCAGGAACATCTCCACCGATTCGGCGCGTGACGAGTTCGGCTTGACATGGACGACCTGGCGGAAATTCTGCTTCAGCATGGCGAGCAGATCACGCTCGGTGCCGCCCTGGAAGGTCTTGGTGAGGAAATGCCCGCCCTCTCCCAGCACCTCGACGGCGAAATGGGCCGCAACCTCGCACAAATGCATGGTGCGCAGATGATCGGTTCTGTGGTGGCCCGTGGTCGGCGCGGCCATATCGGAAATGACGAGATCGGGCGTGCCGCCGACCGCCTCCATCAGCTTTTCCGGCGCGCTCGGATCGAGGAAGTCGAGCTGCAGGATCTTGACGCCGGGAAGCTGGGCCATTTCGAGGAAATCGATCGCGGCCACACGCACGTCCTCATCCGTCGAACCGGTGACCTTGGCGGCGATCTGTGACCAGCTGCCGGGAGCCGCACCCAGATCGATGATGCGCCTGGCGCCGCGCAGGATGTGGTATTTCTCGTCGATCTCCAACAGCTTGAAGGCGGCGCGGGCGCGATAGCCTTCGAGCTGGGCGCGCTGCACATAGGGATCGTTGATGTGGCGCTGCAGCCATTGGCGGGAGGACGCCTTCATCTTCTTGTTCTTGACGCGCTGGCCGAGCTTGCGGCCGGTGCGGTTTCCCGCGATCGGTGCCTTTGTCATGCCCTTCCCCTTATTTCGCCCGCTGGCCGCGGCGGTTGCGATGGCGCCGCCACACGCCGTCATCGGCCATCATGTCGGTGAGCAGGCCTTCCCTCAAGCCGCGATCGGCGACCCGCATGCGCGGGCTCGGCCAACGGCGGCGGATCGCCTCCAGAATGGCGCAGCCGGCAAGCACCAGATCGGCCCGGTCCGGCCCGATGCAGGGATTGGCGGCGCGGCTTTCGAAATCCCAGGAGAGAAGCTTCGCCTGCATGGCGGAGACCTCGTCATCCGAGAGCCAGATGCCATCGACCTTGCGCCGGTCATAGCGCGGCAGGTCGAGATGGACACCGGCAAGCGTCGTCACCGTGCCCGACGTGCCGATCAGGTGGAAATCGCCAGTCTGGGCGATCTCGATCTCCGGGCAGTCGAAGCATCCGAGCATGGCTTCGACCTCGCGCACCATGCCTTCGAAAACATCCGGCGTGACGTCGCGCCCGCCGTGACGCTCCGACAGCGTCACGACGCCGACCGGCAGCGAGGTCCAATGGGTGATGTGATTGGCGAGCCGGCTGAAGCGACTATCGCCGATGCGGATGACGGCGATCTCCGACGAGCCGCCACCAATATCGAAGAGGACGACGGAACGAGTCTCGCGGCCAACGAGCGAGGAGCAGCCGGAGACCGCGAGGCGTGCCTCGGTCTCCCGGTCGATGATCTCAAGTTCGAGGCCGGTTTCGGCGACAACGCGGCCGAGGAACTCCGCGCCGTTGACCGCCTGACGGCAGGCCTCGGTGGCGATCAGCCGCATGCGGCGGATCTCCCGGTTCCTCAGCTTGCCGGCGCAGATCCTCAGCGCCTCGATCGCCCTTTCCATCGCCTCGTCGGAGAGACGGCCGCT from Rhizobium sp. NLR16a includes:
- a CDS encoding Ppx/GppA phosphatase family protein, whose amino-acid sequence is MEDPEGGAKPQFDGATAAGRRDGKKSRRRKGKRGGQTRSVAHPASHEFPGSAGQPARPMEDAAGHPARKRKRRRRGGQGASQDSSVQNQKVEQDAAAARPDSEQASSRRNRRKHRGKRGLQGRPLSSAKPSHVPLQESRVEETVRSAVPREMQNGAGAGRKGRQESHGHQGDRQAGEHAWPEELYAALDLGTNNCRLLIAQPTRPGQFRVVDAFSRIVRLGEGLAASGRLSDEAMERAIEALRICAGKLRNREIRRMRLIATEACRQAVNGAEFLGRVVAETGLELEIIDRETEARLAVSGCSSLVGRETRSVVLFDIGGGSSEIAVIRIGDSRFSRLANHITHWTSLPVGVVTLSERHGGRDVTPDVFEGMVREVEAMLGCFDCPEIEIAQTGDFHLIGTSGTVTTLAGVHLDLPRYDRRKVDGIWLSDDEVSAMQAKLLSWDFESRAANPCIGPDRADLVLAGCAILEAIRRRWPSPRMRVADRGLREGLLTDMMADDGVWRRHRNRRGQRAK
- a CDS encoding RlmE family RNA methyltransferase translates to MTKAPIAGNRTGRKLGQRVKNKKMKASSRQWLQRHINDPYVQRAQLEGYRARAAFKLLEIDEKYHILRGARRIIDLGAAPGSWSQIAAKVTGSTDEDVRVAAIDFLEMAQLPGVKILQLDFLDPSAPEKLMEAVGGTPDLVISDMAAPTTGHHRTDHLRTMHLCEVAAHFAVEVLGEGGHFLTKTFQGGTERDLLAMLKQNFRQVVHVKPNSSRAESVEMFLLAKGFKGRKAEADAEQA
- a CDS encoding DHA2 family efflux MFS transporter permease subunit; protein product: MNRIVPLILAVALFMEQMDSTVISTALPAIAGDLNVGPITLKLALTSYMVALAVFIPVSGWMADRFGAKKIFRLAISVFVIGSIFCAFSSNLVEFVFARFLQGMGGAMMTPVGRLVLVRTTKRSDLVSAMALLTIPALVGPLTGPPLGGFITTYFSWHWIFLINVPVGIIGIWLATIFLPEVEAIAPPKLDFTGFVLTSLSAAGVVFGLSVVSLPALPPIIGITATFIGLACGVLYISHAKRHPAPILNLNLFKNPTFRASTMGGNLFRICVGAMPFLTPLMLQLGFGLTPFQSGLITFAGAIGAITTKFMAKRVFAATGFRTTLVGAAMVTTLVTVITGFFTPATPHLVIIGVLLLGGFSRSFMFTGVNALAFADIDDAEASQATSMSSVMQQVSLALGVAVAAAILETSIYLRGEALDVADFHLAFYIFAGLTVIATIPFVRMDRNAGALVSGHRSRGVKPSAIEAEQSMVK
- a CDS encoding VOC family protein, producing MLLYITLGTNDLHRAGHFYDAVLGALGYRRQRHTEEEIGYSAEGDTRCRFWVVTPFNRHRATAGNGAMVALAAETRAAVDAFHAAAIAAGAADEGGPGLRSYHAHFYAAYVRDLDGNKLSAVCERPE